The following proteins come from a genomic window of Lolium rigidum isolate FL_2022 chromosome 5, APGP_CSIRO_Lrig_0.1, whole genome shotgun sequence:
- the LOC124653242 gene encoding uncharacterized protein LOC124653242: MAAMGLGRFTHWLWPGTAARVASHDLPATGLTGASFPDFPSGFREPDAVTFSSAGAGGRRGRQRRARNQRRGRGECRVDREYDMVIVPSDAGGCLSGSESDDSDWSIGWLEPQAPEMQTDGDPETGFAVLVPCYRRGRAEQPRAPEGRFLGAGALADGRLSDGKNFVEQWLSSLQN, encoded by the exons ATGGCGGCCATGGGGCTGGGCCGATTCACGCACTGGCTGTGGCCGGGcacggcggcgcgggtggccagcCACGACCTCCCCGCCACGGGCCTGACGGGCGCCTCCTTCCCGGACTTCCCCTCCGGCTTCCGGGAGCCGGACGCCGTCACCTTCTCGAGCGCCGGCGCAggcggccgccgcgggcggcAGCGGAGGGCCAGGAACCAGCGGCGCGGCCGCGGGGAGTGCAGGGTCGACAGGGAGTACGACATGGTCATCGTGCCGTCCGACGCCGGCGGGTGCCTGTCCGGGTCGGAGTCCGACGACTCCGACTGGTCCATCGGCTGGCTCGAGCCGcaggcgccggagatgcagacggACGGCGATCCCGAGACTGGCTTCGCAGTCCTTGTGCCGTGCTACCGCCGCGGCCGCGCCGAGCAGCCCAGGGCGCCCGAGGGCCGCTTCCTTGGCGCTGGCGCTCTCGCCGACGGACGCCTCTCTG ATGGAAAGAATTTTGTAGAGCAGTGGCTTTCTTCTCTTCAGAACTGA